A region of Sugiyamaella lignohabitans strain CBS 10342 chromosome A, complete sequence DNA encodes the following proteins:
- the BST1 gene encoding Bst1p (GPI inositol deacylase of the endoplasmic reticulum (ER); negatively regulates COPII vesicle formation; prevents production of vesicles with defective subunits; required for proper discrimination between resident ER proteins and Golgi-bound cargo molecules; GO_component: GO:0005783 - endoplasmic reticulum [Evidence IEA]; GO_component: GO:0005783 - endoplasmic reticulum [Evidence IDA] [PMID 8862519]; GO_component: GO:0005789 - endoplasmic reticulum membrane [Evidence IEA]; GO_component: GO:0016021 - integral component of membrane [Evidence IEA]; GO_component: GO:0016021 - integral component of membrane [Evidence ISM] [PMID 12192589]; GO_component: GO:0016021 - integral component of membrane [Evidence ISS] [PMID 8862519]; GO_component: GO:0016020 - membrane [Evidence IEA]; GO_function: GO:0016787 - hydrolase activity [Evidence IEA]; GO_function: GO:0016788 - hydrolase activity, acting on ester bonds [Evidence IEA]; GO_function: GO:0050185 - phosphatidylinositol deacylase activity [Evidence IGI] [PMID 14734546]; GO_process: GO:0006888 - ER to Golgi vesicle-mediated transport [Evidence IMP] [PMID 8862519]; GO_process: GO:0030433 - ER-associated ubiquitin-dependent protein catabolic process [Evidence IMP] [PMID 11673477]; GO_process: GO:0006505 - GPI anchor metabolic process [Evidence IEA]; GO_process: GO:0006505 - GPI anchor metabolic process [Evidence IGI] [PMID 14734546]; GO_process: GO:0006886 - intracellular protein transport [Evidence IEA]; GO_process: GO:0006621 - protein retention in ER lumen [Evidence IMP] [PMID 8862519]; GO_process: GO:0015031 - protein transport [Evidence IEA]; GO_process: GO:0006810 - transport [Evidence IEA]; GO_process: GO:0016050 - vesicle organization [Evidence IGI,IMP] [PMID 8862519]) — protein sequence MSDPGSRRTANRESRANRDGRVGKNARGLGDSIGETSSGASPFESVYVDVATADDVTPEMADVSKSGVYPVIISPTPTSFSPLLPHIDSSTTATNYPSRNFLDDCLQSPSPRIRSRSASFSKQKEVAGSESLSGVASQGSNETGQGFGTPVLNGASGNSDGVAGSSIASSMSSPSTRNYQHYASVEADTVHRSILASRSITPHSHVSSRRPSISLSGPSGQISNSNWAADKLLDIFEYFLSGDSENADGFDGGVNGRTTASDSDDADVDEKHQKTRGGDKIPRTKTAFKPQAIAVSSVSSFVTLAILFASILFISACAFSFITSNPDTKICRLPYMNESYRSFPQFNETSTRLGSRYSLHLYREQNIDPKDKLNGVPVIFIPGNAGSYRQVRSLAAEAAYQFDSLKKSLLDKPDKRGLDFFTTDFGEDLTAFHGRSLLEQAEYLNDAIEFILSLYETNVVPNRRGHKLSNGHMNQVPRPKSVILIGHSMGGIVARTMFTLSNYRPGSINTILTFAAPHSLPPVSSDPYLVEVYETVNRYWRDSFSQDLIGQNSLSHVSVVSIAGGTLDQMIPSDHASVSSMIPPTNGITVFTSTIPFVWSGIDHQAIIWCDQLRKVVAAALLDIVDARVSTKTKSIGDRMQIFSQHFLTGLENESHSYIKPTISDLTKDDEESTVVDETTLDDSELEPDTLLAFDDVNRVLFPDRQHLRIDIGSSARQRRRSSSGSIYQLPIPSSGQFSLLTDQKLVSPTKFSTVDTVDIEQLNQYDSQVEQGVYVLACRYAVDKQNIGGSLLSILDMSKAGATTNSVTLVCKNMASFAKYVPVADASYTNTELAPPDPEKYSSFIHYNASDLSNYDFITVVDSSDVDSQGFLVADIEPERESLFIEVEESNPLLFALKGKSVKISNSSVMVDVSFKTVWSSLLAYHLTVGYNPRGKSSLFRPFFRQYVDDPHESKFYLHLLPDTKVNINVHSIAPFSPFNHKTDVDYHNLHFQVWSDNSSTGDLELLLELDPIASLGKLVLHYRVALAYFPVCITALVFLVQLHVYNISGLFVSFGDGLRIFTARYLLALLAFAAILPTLITLPLVDKLFYLIEPSMDPSTGEGPASAFFLARKNQFFLGLERGHLWVLGPLFILVAVGVCHATYCIVLFIVNLLGRITAPAITTSHDRWLYKLFNTLSIVLLIVSTGVLFPYQLSFVILCLLQLVSAISQQSHLVPVSKIQQQDLNLLHLTISVLIVMIWIMPTNLTTLAVYVHNLRLRLDMPFHPFDNLVSIVPIILLCERINSGHMIPRMARSAKRILTYCMIGYISGYSLIFGMQRMYWIYHLVNFFAGWLWAVYAEVEDGS from the coding sequence ATGTCGGACCCTGGTTCCAGGCGGACGGCAAATAGAGAGAGTAGAGCCAATAGAGATGGCAGAGTGGGTAAAAATGCCAGGGGTCTTGGGGATAGTATAGGGGAGACGAGTAGTGGAGCCAGTCCTTTCGAGTCTGTTTATGTGGATGTGGCGACGGCTGATGAtgttacccctgaaatgGCAGATGTGAGTAAAAGTGGTGTGTACCCGGTGATTATATCTCCAACACCTACCTCGTTTTCTCCATTATTGCCGCATATCGACTCGTCTACTACAGCCACAAATTATCCGTCGAGGAATTTTTTGGATGACTGCCTGCAGAGCCCTTCTCCAAGGATCCGATCGAGATCGGCTTCATTTTCCAAGCAGAAGGAGGTGGCAGGGAGTGAAAGTTTGTCAGGGGTGGCTAGTCAGGGTAGTAATGAGACGGGTCAAGGTTTTGGAACCCCTGTTCTGAATGGAGCGTCGGGAAATAGTGATGGTGTTGCCGGTTCGTCAATTGCATCAAGTATGAGCTCGCCAAGCACGCGAAATTACCAGCATTATGCATCAGTTGAAGCTGACACGGTTCATAGAAGTATTCTGGCATCACGAAGTATCACACCTCATAGCCATGTTTCTAGCAGACGGCCCTCGATATCCCTGTCTGGACCGTCTGGACAGATCAGTAACTCGAATTGGGCTGCTGATAAGCTGCTTGATATATTCGAGTACTTTCTTAGCGGCGACAGTGAGAATGCTGATGGTTTTGACGGAGGTGTCAATGGAAGGACTACTGCCAGTGATAgcgatgatgctgatgttgacgaGAAGCATCAGAAGACTCGGGGAGGAGACAAGATTCCTCGAACGAAAACCGCGTTCAAACCACAGGCGATTGCTGTGTCTAGCGTGTCCTCTTTTGTGACGCTTGCTATTCTTTTCGCGTCTATATTGTTCATTTCAGCGTGTGCATTTTCTTTTATAACCAGCAATCCAGATACGAAAATATGCCGACTGCCTTATATGAACGAGTCGTACCGTTCATTTCCCCAGTTCAACGAGACGTCAACCAGACTCGGGTCTAGGTATTCGCTGCATTTATACAGAGAGCAGAATATCGATCCCAAAGACAAGCTGAATGGAGTGCCTGTTATATTTATACCTGGAAACGCTGGAAGTTATCGCCAGGTACGGTCgcttgctgctgaagctgcATACCAGTTTGACTCgctgaagaagagtctGCTCGACAAGCCTGATAAACGGGGTCTCGATTTTTTCACCACCGACTTTGGCGAAGATTTGACTGCTTTTCATGGCCGGTCATTGCTTGAACAGGCCGAATACCTAAACGATGCTATAGAATTTATTCTGTCTCTTTATGAGACAAATGTCGTGCCAAATCGACGAGGACACAAACTCAGTAATGGCCATATGAATCAGGTGCCTCGTCCAAAATCCGTGATACTGATCGGTCATTCTATGGGAGGTATTGTTGCCAGAACTATGTTTACACTGTCTAACTACCGACCGGGATCTATTAACACCATCTTGACGTTTGCTGCTCCACATTCGCTGCCTCCTGTTAGCTCGGATCCGTATTTGGTTGAGGTGTATGAGACTGTGAACAGGTACTGGCGCGATTCATTTTCGCAAGACCTCATTGGTCAAAATTCATTGTCGCACGTGTCTGTTGTGTCGATAGCTGGCGGTACTTTGGATCAAATGATCCCGTCAGACCATGCCAGTGTTTCATCGATGATTCCTCCCACAAATGGCATCACTGTGTTTACCAGTACCATCCCATTTGTATGGTCGGGAATAGACCATCAGGCGATAATCTGGTGCGACCAGCTTCGAAAAgtggttgctgctgccctGTTGGATATAGTAGATGCTCGCGTGTCCACCAAGACAAAGTCGATTGGTGATCGAATGCAGATATTCTCACAGCATTTCTTGACGGGTCTGGAAAACGAGTCCCACAGTTATATCAAACCCACGATTTCTGATTTAACGaaagacgatgaagagtCTACTGTTGTCGATGAAACAACTCTTGACGATTCAGAACTGGAACCCGATACGCTGCTTGCATTTGACGATGTCAACCGAGTACTATTTCCTGACAGACAACATCTGAGAATTGATATTGGCAGCAGCGCTCGTCAACGACGTCGGTCTTCTTCCGGCAGTATTTACCAGTTACCGATTCCGTCTAGCGGCCAGTTTTCCCTGCTCACCGACCAGAAACTTGTTTCACCAACGAAATTCTCAACTGTGGATACTGTGGATATTGAACAGCTGAATCAATACGACAGCCAAGTTGAGCAAGGTGTATACGTTTTGGCCTGCAGGTATGCTGTTGATAAACAAAACATTGGGGGTTCACTATTGTCTATCTTGGATATGAGTAAAGCTGGTGCTACGACCAATTCCGTCACCCTTGTTTGTAAAAATATGGCGTCTTTTGCGAAATATGTCCCAGTAGCTGATGCCAGTTACACTAATACTGAGCTGGCACCACCCGACCCTGAGAAGTACTCGTCTTTTATTCATTACAACGCTTCAGACCTGTCCAATTACGACTTTATAACGGTTGTTGATTCGAGCGATGTGGATTCACAGGGATTTCTTGTGGCTGACATAGAACCCGAAAGAGAATCACTGTTcattgaagttgaagaatctAATCCTTTGTTGTTTGCCCTGAAGGGCAAATCCGTTAAGATCTCAAACAGCTCGGTAATGGTAGACGTGTCTTTCAAAACAGTATGGAGCAGTCTATTGGCCTATCATCTCACTGTGGGATATAACCCCCGTGGTAAATCGTCGTTATTCCGACCGTTTTTCCGACAGTATGTTGATGATCCTCATGAATCAAAGTTTTATTTGCATCTTCTGCCTGATACAAAAGTCAATATCAATGTTCATTCCATTGCACCATTCTCACCATTTAATCACAAGACCGATGTCGATTACCATAACCTCCACTTCCAGGTCTGGTCTGATAATTCCAGTACGGGCGATCTCGAACTGTTACTTGAACTAGATCCCATTGCAAGTCTAGGGAAACTTGTCCTTCACTACCGAGTGGCACTGGCTTACTTCCCTGTGTGTATTACCGCGctggtttttttggtaCAGCTTCATGTCTACAACATTAGTGGCCTTTTTGTTAGCTTTGGTGATGGGTTAAGAATATTCACTGCCCGATATTTATTAGCGCTTCTGGCTTTTGCTGCCATTCTGCCGACCTTGATCACCTTGCCGCTTGTTGACAAGCTGTTCTATCTTATCGAGCCGTCAATGGATCCGTCTACTGGAGAAGGGCCAGCAAGCGCTTTCTTCCTGGCCAGAAAAAACCAATTCTTCCTTGGTCTCGAAAGGGGCCATTTATGGGTCCTTGGaccattatttattttagtAGCAGTTGGCGTATGTCATGCCACCTACTGCattgtattatttattgtcaaCCTCCTTGGGCGTATCACTGCCCCAGCTATTACGACTAGTCACGACAGATGGCTATACAAACTGTTCAATACGCTGAGTATCGTGTTGTTGATTGTCTCTACAGGTGTGCTATTCCCGTATCAGCTGTCATTTGTCATCTTATGTCTCCTCCAATTGGTATCGGCCATCAGCCAGCAATCTCATCTTGTACCGGTTTCCAAgatacaacaacaagatCTTAATCTGCTTCACCTAACTATATCTGTTCTGATAGTTATGATTTGGATCATGCCGACTAATCTCACAACGCTGGCTGTTTATGTTCACAATCTTCGTCTCAGGTTGGACATGCCTTTCCACCCTTTTGA